A region from the Sulfurospirillum oryzae genome encodes:
- the gltB gene encoding glutamate synthase large subunit codes for MDLITGFKDNCGFGLIANIKNIPTHENVEDAITALERMMHRGAIAADGKSGDGSGLLFSMPDKFMKKEAHKLGVDLPKQFAVAMIFLTTEEQKRIFEETCEQNDLKVLLYRDVPVKTKALGKLALDSLPQIVQAFVTSSSLVATKRFEALLYLTRKIVEKRLARETDFYIASFSSKVISYKGLVMPTYIKTFFPDLSDNDFKATFALFHQRFSTNTLPKWKLAQPFRTLAHNGEINSISANRFYTQVKSECIKSGIFSDEELQKLYPLTTNDVSDSASLDNMFEFMLINGFDFFKAVRSLIPAPWQNAPHMDSELRAFYEFSSINFEPWDGPAAISLTDGRHIACVLDRNGLRPAKYIITKDDRIIISSEYGVLDIEEDNIIERGRLQSGQMIGLDLKFGKIMKNDDINDYLKSSNTYTEWLNKGLVYLQEFVDIPFSKTTDYVRENLELEQRYFNITQEVKNMVIEPMMKDGKEGVGSMGDDTPMAAFSKVQRNFSDYFKQKFAQVTNPPIDPIREKVVMSLNTSFGEIRNILEENPGHAVRIKSISPIMMQEKYEVLDSFGDPSKPRYKDEYKNRYFSTLFEDNLKGSLEDLAYDIVQAVKNDGIRIIFLDDRGMSDKLKPMPMIMVIGRVNQVLLDEGVRSLTSIVAISGEAIDTHSCACMVGFGASAIYPYLLYATVLDECKKSEMGAYEIKTKLKNVNHAIGQGLLKVMSKMGIATIASYRNSALFDVLGLGKDIVHECFDGAISLIPGLSYEDVEERLGRNHHLAYELNITKKLFPLEIGGFYKYIDGQEHHDYHPHAIHAIHKATVSGDKKDFQEFTKMINGRGLKMIRDFFELKSDREPIALEKVESKEAIFKRFATAAMSLGSISPEAHEALGEAMNKIGGMSNSGEGGEAPERLKTIKNSKIKQIASGRFGVTPEYLRSATEIQIKVAQGAKPGEGGQLPGHKVTPLIASLRYTIPGVTLISPPPHHDIYSIEDLAQLIFDMKQINPEAIITVKLVSTAGVGTIAAGVAKAYADKIIISGGDGGTGAAPLTSIKFAGNPWEIGLSEAHNALKANHLRDSVHLQTDGGLKTGLDVIKAALLGAESYAFGTLSLTIIGCKVLRVCHLNRCSVGVATQDEKLREHFVGTVDKLINFFTLLAEDVREILAHLGYTHMEEIIGRSDLLSVIDDEFAKKFDFSSVLMRLEGPNTHNGKSNDPFDKNEFEKEILKDIYKVIENPDEKMVLHKSICNTNRSFGTLISGEIAKFYGNKGLKDDSIVFRLNGVAGQSLGAFLANGISINLKGTANDYVGKGMNGGKIVIAPKYQGRGYACAGNTCLYGATGGKLYIAGIVGERFCVRNSGATSVVEGTGDHACEYMTGGVVAILGNTGVNFGAGMTGGVAFVYDETRDFIDKLNQELVIAERVDTDDMDEARHFLKRLLRTHINETASFKATQILENFRHAVRDFWMVRPKDMTKVPLNPEQGD; via the coding sequence ATGGATCTTATTACAGGATTTAAAGACAATTGCGGTTTTGGATTAATCGCAAACATAAAAAACATTCCAACCCATGAAAATGTCGAAGATGCCATCACGGCATTAGAGAGAATGATGCACAGAGGTGCGATTGCCGCCGATGGTAAGAGTGGCGATGGCAGTGGACTCCTTTTCTCTATGCCAGATAAGTTCATGAAAAAAGAGGCACACAAATTAGGCGTAGACCTTCCAAAGCAATTTGCTGTTGCTATGATATTTTTAACAACAGAAGAACAAAAAAGAATTTTTGAAGAGACATGTGAGCAAAACGACCTCAAAGTTCTTTTGTATCGTGATGTTCCTGTAAAAACAAAAGCACTTGGTAAATTAGCACTTGATTCATTACCTCAAATTGTACAAGCGTTTGTAACTTCTTCATCCCTCGTTGCAACCAAGCGTTTTGAAGCACTTCTATACTTAACACGTAAAATCGTTGAAAAAAGACTTGCTCGTGAGACTGATTTTTATATCGCTTCGTTTTCAAGTAAAGTGATTTCGTATAAAGGTTTGGTCATGCCAACCTATATCAAAACCTTTTTCCCCGATCTTAGCGACAATGATTTTAAAGCAACATTTGCACTCTTTCACCAACGCTTTTCAACCAATACTTTACCAAAATGGAAATTGGCACAGCCGTTCCGTACCTTAGCACACAATGGTGAGATTAACTCTATTTCAGCAAATCGTTTCTATACCCAAGTTAAAAGTGAATGTATCAAAAGTGGTATTTTCTCCGATGAAGAACTGCAAAAACTCTATCCATTGACAACCAATGATGTGAGTGATAGCGCAAGCTTAGATAATATGTTTGAGTTTATGCTCATTAATGGATTTGATTTTTTCAAAGCCGTTCGTTCACTGATCCCAGCTCCATGGCAAAATGCACCTCACATGGATTCAGAACTTAGAGCATTTTATGAATTTTCAAGCATCAACTTTGAGCCTTGGGATGGTCCAGCGGCTATCTCTTTAACCGATGGTCGCCACATCGCCTGTGTTTTAGATAGAAATGGCTTACGTCCTGCTAAATATATCATTACCAAAGATGATCGCATTATCATCTCATCTGAGTATGGTGTTTTAGATATTGAAGAAGATAACATCATTGAGCGAGGTCGTTTACAAAGTGGTCAAATGATCGGACTTGACCTTAAATTTGGCAAGATCATGAAAAATGATGATATTAACGATTACCTCAAAAGCTCTAATACCTATACCGAATGGTTGAACAAAGGGCTGGTCTATTTACAAGAGTTTGTGGACATTCCTTTTTCAAAAACAACGGATTATGTACGCGAAAATTTAGAACTTGAGCAACGCTATTTTAACATCACTCAAGAAGTCAAAAACATGGTCATTGAGCCGATGATGAAAGATGGCAAAGAGGGTGTTGGCTCTATGGGCGATGACACGCCAATGGCGGCATTTAGTAAAGTACAACGTAATTTCAGCGACTATTTTAAGCAAAAATTCGCGCAAGTCACTAACCCACCGATTGATCCGATTCGTGAAAAAGTGGTCATGAGTTTAAATACGAGCTTTGGCGAGATTCGCAATATCTTGGAAGAAAATCCAGGTCATGCGGTACGCATTAAATCTATTTCTCCGATTATGATGCAAGAGAAGTATGAAGTTCTTGACTCTTTTGGAGATCCTAGTAAACCACGCTATAAAGATGAATATAAAAATCGCTATTTCTCAACACTTTTTGAAGACAATCTCAAAGGAAGCCTTGAAGATTTGGCATACGACATTGTTCAAGCAGTTAAAAATGATGGTATTCGCATTATTTTCCTTGATGATCGTGGCATGAGCGATAAACTTAAACCAATGCCAATGATTATGGTTATTGGTCGTGTGAACCAAGTGCTTTTGGATGAAGGTGTTCGCTCACTCACTTCTATTGTCGCTATTTCAGGTGAAGCGATTGATACACATTCGTGTGCTTGTATGGTTGGCTTTGGTGCCAGTGCTATTTATCCATACTTACTTTATGCAACCGTTTTAGATGAATGTAAAAAAAGCGAGATGGGTGCTTACGAGATCAAAACAAAACTCAAAAATGTCAACCATGCAATCGGACAAGGACTTTTAAAAGTCATGTCAAAAATGGGTATTGCAACCATTGCATCGTACCGCAATTCAGCGCTTTTTGATGTACTAGGACTTGGTAAAGACATCGTGCATGAGTGTTTTGATGGTGCTATCTCTTTAATCCCTGGACTTTCATACGAAGATGTTGAAGAGCGTCTAGGTCGAAACCATCATCTAGCGTATGAACTTAATATCACTAAAAAACTTTTTCCATTAGAAATTGGTGGTTTTTACAAATACATTGATGGACAAGAGCACCATGATTATCATCCACATGCGATTCATGCGATTCATAAAGCAACCGTGAGCGGTGATAAAAAAGATTTCCAAGAGTTTACAAAAATGATCAATGGTCGTGGGTTGAAAATGATCAGAGATTTCTTTGAACTCAAATCTGACCGTGAACCAATCGCGCTTGAAAAAGTTGAGTCAAAAGAGGCTATCTTTAAACGTTTTGCAACCGCAGCGATGAGTCTTGGTTCTATCTCTCCAGAAGCGCATGAGGCGCTTGGTGAAGCGATGAATAAAATTGGTGGTATGAGTAACTCGGGTGAAGGCGGTGAAGCGCCTGAGCGTCTTAAAACGATTAAAAATTCTAAAATCAAACAGATTGCATCGGGTCGTTTTGGTGTGACACCTGAGTATTTACGCTCGGCAACAGAGATTCAAATCAAAGTAGCGCAAGGTGCAAAACCGGGTGAAGGTGGACAATTACCAGGGCATAAAGTAACGCCACTTATTGCAAGTTTACGTTACACCATTCCGGGTGTTACACTGATTTCACCTCCCCCTCATCATGATATTTATTCGATTGAGGATTTGGCACAGCTTATTTTCGATATGAAACAAATCAACCCTGAAGCAATTATTACCGTAAAACTGGTTTCGACTGCGGGTGTTGGAACGATTGCGGCAGGTGTGGCAAAAGCGTATGCCGATAAAATCATCATTTCCGGAGGTGATGGTGGTACGGGTGCTGCACCTCTTACTTCCATCAAGTTTGCGGGAAATCCTTGGGAAATTGGTTTAAGTGAAGCACACAATGCTCTTAAAGCCAACCATTTACGTGATAGCGTTCATCTTCAAACCGACGGTGGTCTCAAAACAGGTCTTGATGTCATTAAAGCAGCTCTTTTGGGTGCTGAGAGTTATGCCTTTGGAACACTCTCTTTAACCATCATTGGATGTAAAGTGCTTCGTGTATGTCACTTAAACCGCTGTTCAGTAGGTGTAGCGACACAAGATGAAAAACTCAGAGAGCATTTTGTAGGAACGGTTGATAAACTTATCAACTTCTTTACACTCTTAGCCGAAGATGTGAGAGAGATTTTGGCACACCTTGGTTACACTCACATGGAAGAGATTATTGGACGTAGTGATCTTCTAAGCGTCATTGATGATGAATTTGCTAAAAAGTTTGATTTTTCATCTGTCCTTATGAGACTAGAAGGACCAAATACACATAACGGTAAGTCTAATGATCCTTTTGATAAAAATGAATTTGAAAAAGAGATTTTAAAAGACATCTATAAAGTCATTGAAAATCCTGACGAGAAAATGGTCTTGCATAAAAGCATTTGTAACACCAATCGTAGCTTTGGTACGCTCATCAGTGGTGAGATCGCGAAGTTCTATGGTAACAAAGGGCTTAAAGATGACAGCATCGTCTTTAGACTCAATGGTGTTGCAGGTCAATCTTTGGGTGCGTTCTTAGCCAATGGTATTAGCATCAACCTCAAAGGTACGGCGAATGACTACGTTGGTAAAGGCATGAATGGCGGAAAAATCGTTATTGCGCCAAAATACCAAGGTAGAGGTTACGCGTGTGCAGGAAATACATGTCTGTACGGTGCAACAGGTGGGAAGCTTTACATTGCAGGCATTGTAGGTGAGCGCTTCTGTGTTAGAAACTCAGGTGCTACATCGGTGGTTGAGGGAACGGGAGATCACGCATGTGAGTATATGACTGGCGGTGTTGTTGCGATCCTTGGAAATACAGGCGTTAACTTTGGCGCGGGTATGACAGGTGGTGTGGCATTTGTTTATGATGAGACACGCGATTTTATTGATAAACTCAATCAAGAGCTTGTCATTGCAGAACGCGTAGATACGGATGATATGGACGAAGCACGCCACTTCTTGAAACGACTTTTACGAACCCATATTAATGAGACAGCAAGCTTTAAAGCAACACAAATTTTAGAGAATTTCCGCCACGCGGTAAGAGATTTTTGGATGGTGCGACCTAAAGATATGACGAAGGTGCCACTCAATCCGGAGCAAGGAGACTAA
- the recO gene encoding recombination protein RecO: MQGYIINLNRVKDEDLIVTILTQNSIKTVYRFYGARHSTIHLGYKIDFEAIPSLKSTIPQLRSIMHLGMSWNNHRERMLIWQPFMRLFYTHLKDVGTVDSFYFDLLEMCSSIWHKQNPKRIAIEAYIKLLAYEGRLHDDFICFNCEEEILEDLTLIRAFLPAHKTCAWNQTFELLHVKQLFEEQSTIALDDEQIDVLWKILLEGF; this comes from the coding sequence ATGCAAGGATACATCATCAATTTGAATCGTGTTAAAGACGAAGATTTAATTGTCACCATTTTAACGCAAAATAGTATTAAAACTGTTTATAGATTTTATGGCGCTCGTCATTCTACGATCCATTTAGGCTATAAAATCGACTTTGAAGCTATTCCATCACTCAAGTCAACCATTCCACAGCTCCGTTCTATTATGCACCTTGGAATGTCTTGGAATAATCATCGAGAGCGTATGCTTATATGGCAACCATTTATGAGACTCTTTTATACGCATCTCAAAGATGTAGGCACAGTAGATAGCTTCTACTTTGATCTTTTAGAGATGTGCTCATCTATCTGGCATAAACAAAACCCTAAACGCATTGCTATTGAGGCTTATATCAAACTTTTAGCTTATGAGGGAAGATTGCACGATGATTTTATCTGCTTTAATTGTGAAGAGGAAATTTTAGAAGATTTAACACTGATTCGTGCTTTTTTACCCGCACATAAAACCTGTGCATGGAATCAGACGTTTGAACTCTTACATGTAAAACAACTTTTTGAAGAGCAAAGTACCATAGCACTGGATGACGAACAGATCGATGTGCTATGGAAAATTTTATTGGAAGGGTTTTGA
- a CDS encoding ATP-binding protein — protein sequence MIEISKRLLRIAGRTNARYNLINEGDKILLGLSGGKDSLSLAHVLKHMQRVAPFDFEFKAVTIAYGMGEDLQTLHKHCLEHEIDHEIVDTKIFDLAQDKIRENSSFCSFFSRMRRGALYTYALEHGYSKLALAHHLDDAVESFFMNFSHNGTLRSMPPIYRAQNGLQVIRPLIHVRERQLRDCAMDANMPIIGDEACPAMRFDVKMPVMRAQTKEMLANMEKQNPELFISLKKAFENIQTSSFSDARFLE from the coding sequence ATGATCGAAATTAGTAAACGCCTTTTACGCATTGCAGGGCGTACCAATGCACGCTATAACCTCATAAATGAGGGTGATAAAATTTTGCTAGGTCTTAGTGGTGGTAAAGACTCACTCAGCCTTGCACATGTTTTAAAACACATGCAGCGTGTTGCTCCCTTCGATTTTGAATTTAAAGCCGTTACAATTGCTTATGGGATGGGTGAAGATCTTCAAACATTGCATAAACATTGTTTGGAACATGAGATAGACCATGAAATTGTTGATACGAAGATTTTTGATCTTGCGCAAGATAAAATCCGTGAAAACTCCTCTTTTTGCAGTTTCTTTTCGCGTATGAGACGTGGCGCTCTTTACACCTATGCGCTTGAGCATGGTTACAGTAAACTGGCGCTTGCACACCATCTTGATGATGCCGTAGAGAGTTTCTTTATGAATTTTTCACACAATGGAACGCTTCGTTCGATGCCTCCTATTTACAGAGCTCAAAATGGTTTACAGGTGATTCGCCCCCTTATTCATGTGCGTGAGCGTCAATTACGAGATTGTGCGATGGATGCTAATATGCCTATAATTGGGGATGAAGCATGCCCTGCGATGCGTTTTGATGTGAAGATGCCTGTAATGCGCGCTCAAACTAAAGAGATGCTTGCCAATATGGAAAAACAAAATCCTGAACTTTTTATTTCACTGAAAAAAGCATTTGAAAATATCCAAACATCCAGCTTCAGTGATGCACGCTTTTTAGAGTAA
- a CDS encoding 5'-methylthioadenosine/adenosylhomocysteine nucleosidase gives MKIAIMGAMVEEITPLLEFFGKYETIEFAKNRYYTTSYKGMDLVIAYSKIGKVNASLTASTLIEKFGAQKLLFSGVAGALNPSLKVGDLLVATKLAQHDLDITAFGHPHGYVPEGSVYVETDKALTALAQKVASAQNIKLLEGIIATGDQFICDGVKKEWIHTTFNADATEMEGASVAVVCDALNVPFCVLRAISDAADMDAGFSFDEFLVSSAKESAQFIIAMLDELSHDRN, from the coding sequence ATGAAAATAGCCATTATGGGTGCGATGGTCGAAGAGATCACCCCACTTTTAGAATTTTTTGGGAAATATGAAACGATAGAGTTTGCAAAGAATCGTTATTATACAACATCGTATAAGGGAATGGATTTAGTCATTGCTTACAGTAAAATTGGTAAAGTGAATGCAAGCCTTACAGCGTCAACCTTGATTGAAAAATTTGGAGCGCAAAAACTTCTTTTCTCAGGTGTCGCAGGAGCACTCAATCCTTCACTTAAAGTGGGTGATTTGCTGGTAGCTACAAAACTGGCTCAACATGATCTTGATATAACGGCGTTTGGTCATCCTCACGGCTATGTGCCAGAAGGTTCTGTCTATGTTGAAACGGACAAAGCTTTGACTGCGTTGGCTCAAAAAGTTGCATCGGCTCAAAACATTAAATTGCTTGAGGGCATTATTGCCACGGGTGATCAATTCATTTGCGATGGTGTAAAAAAAGAGTGGATTCATACGACATTTAATGCGGATGCAACAGAAATGGAAGGTGCTTCAGTTGCTGTGGTTTGTGATGCGCTGAACGTTCCTTTTTGTGTGCTTCGCGCTATTAGTGATGCTGCGGATATGGACGCAGGATTTAGTTTTGATGAGTTCTTAGTGAGTTCTGCTAAAGAGAGTGCTCAGTTTATTATAGCGATGTTGGACGAGCTCAGTCATGATCGAAATTAG
- the fabD gene encoding ACP S-malonyltransferase: MNNSIFIFPGQGSQKIGMGKDFYDNSKIAKEMIDKASQRVGFDFTELLFAENDRLDQTEFSQPAILLVSLIAHRLFTEQYKIAPKAVLGHSLGEFSALSAAGAMDYLDAVELVHQRGLLMKQACEGINAGMMALLGLDDASVEEITCKERELGKKVWAANYNGDGQIVIAGNKDDLASLEPLFKEAGAKKAVLLPMSVASHCPLLSSAQPKLEAYLEKWLKESFAVPVISNVTASAYQTKAEATKLLSEQLVSPVKYKQSILHVESSVDCFIEFGGSVLKGLNKRISQKPTHSISDMKSLEEVLALL; this comes from the coding sequence ATGAATAATAGTATTTTTATATTTCCTGGACAAGGTAGCCAAAAAATTGGCATGGGAAAAGATTTTTATGATAACTCTAAAATTGCTAAAGAGATGATCGACAAAGCAAGCCAACGAGTAGGGTTTGATTTTACAGAGCTTCTCTTTGCAGAGAATGATCGCCTTGATCAAACAGAGTTTTCACAGCCTGCGATTTTGTTAGTGAGTTTAATAGCACACCGACTGTTTACGGAACAATATAAAATAGCACCCAAAGCGGTACTTGGTCACTCGTTAGGTGAATTTTCTGCTCTGAGTGCAGCAGGTGCTATGGATTATCTGGATGCAGTGGAATTAGTACACCAACGTGGACTCTTAATGAAACAAGCCTGCGAGGGCATTAACGCTGGCATGATGGCACTTTTAGGTTTGGATGACGCAAGCGTAGAAGAGATTACATGTAAAGAACGCGAACTTGGAAAAAAAGTATGGGCTGCTAATTACAATGGTGATGGTCAGATCGTAATCGCAGGAAATAAAGATGATTTAGCTTCACTTGAGCCACTTTTTAAAGAAGCTGGTGCTAAAAAAGCGGTTTTACTTCCGATGTCAGTTGCGAGCCACTGTCCGCTTTTAAGTTCTGCTCAACCAAAACTTGAAGCGTATTTAGAAAAATGGCTCAAAGAGAGCTTTGCTGTGCCTGTGATTTCCAATGTAACGGCAAGTGCTTATCAAACAAAAGCAGAGGCAACAAAACTCTTATCTGAGCAGTTGGTTTCACCTGTCAAATACAAGCAATCTATTTTACATGTAGAATCTTCTGTTGACTGCTTTATTGAGTTTGGAGGATCTGTGTTAAAAGGTTTAAATAAACGAATTTCTCAAAAGCCAACACACAGCATCAGTGATATGAAAAGTTTAGAAGAAGTGCTTGCACTTTTGTAA
- a CDS encoding sigma 54-interacting transcriptional regulator, which yields MTMITNAVVDMITIMTMVKVDAAAAKVTHMVADVVDHTNYIAKSRASMEALKSANLLKSVTINALILGESGVGKQTLAKHIVSAPIVDASAFNELLALIETNSSLIVKNFHKITNYKKLKIALDIHKTRIIATSSLPISEVLMDEFFSLKIVIPPLREREEDVVPLMEKFAYEACRMFDGEFGEASSLEDVVPDLSKNCYSLRRSVYNAYLMNSFGEEEILAMMERFLSHRIGGRNDYRDLLYLFDVPMIKSGYAKFGSQLAISEKFGLNRNTLRKKINDYKDRLKID from the coding sequence ATGACGATGATCACGAATGCTGTGGTGGACATGATCACGATCATGACCATGGTGAAGGTGGATGCTGCGGCGGCGAAAGTCACTCACATGGTGGCGGATGTTGTGGATCACACTAATTATATAGCAAAGTCAAGAGCCTCTATGGAGGCTCTTAAGTCTGCCAATCTTCTTAAAAGCGTAACGATTAATGCGCTTATTTTAGGCGAAAGTGGTGTGGGAAAGCAAACGCTTGCTAAACACATTGTTTCAGCTCCAATTGTCGATGCGAGTGCTTTCAATGAGCTTTTAGCGCTTATTGAGACGAACAGTAGTCTCATCGTCAAAAACTTTCATAAAATTACCAATTATAAAAAACTCAAAATTGCTTTAGATATTCATAAAACACGTATTATTGCTACATCAAGTTTACCCATTAGTGAAGTTCTCATGGATGAGTTTTTCAGCCTTAAGATCGTCATTCCTCCATTGCGCGAACGAGAAGAAGATGTTGTCCCACTCATGGAAAAATTTGCTTATGAAGCATGTAGAATGTTTGATGGAGAGTTTGGTGAGGCTTCATCTTTAGAAGATGTTGTTCCTGATTTGAGTAAGAATTGCTATTCACTAAGACGATCAGTTTATAATGCGTATTTGATGAACTCTTTTGGAGAAGAAGAAATTTTAGCGATGATGGAGCGTTTTTTATCACATCGTATTGGTGGAAGAAATGACTATCGCGATCTTTTATATCTTTTTGATGTTCCAATGATTAAAAGTGGTTACGCAAAATTTGGTTCACAACTTGCCATTAGTGAAAAATTTGGACTCAATCGAAACACCCTGCGTAAAAAAATCAACGATTACAAAGATAGATTAAAAATAGACTAG
- a CDS encoding FKBP-type peptidyl-prolyl cis-trans isomerase, producing the protein MSISDNQVVSIHYELRNVDNGEILDSNINAAPLSFIVGKGQIIPGLEEKIKELKAGENADIKVAAADAYGIYDENAVQTLPKEQFAGLELQVGMTLYGQGEHGETVQVIVKNFNDETVEIDFNHPLAGQDLLFAVSIVEVRDATADEILNGYVGGGHSCGCGSGGCGSHEHDDDHECCGGHDHDHDHGEGGCCGGESHSHGGGCCGSH; encoded by the coding sequence ATGAGTATTAGTGATAATCAAGTAGTTTCAATCCATTATGAGCTTAGAAATGTTGATAATGGTGAAATTCTAGATAGTAATATTAATGCAGCACCACTCTCTTTTATTGTTGGGAAAGGTCAAATTATTCCAGGATTAGAAGAGAAGATTAAAGAGCTTAAAGCTGGTGAGAATGCTGACATTAAAGTAGCTGCGGCTGATGCGTATGGTATTTACGATGAGAACGCAGTTCAAACTTTACCAAAAGAGCAATTTGCAGGACTTGAGCTTCAAGTTGGCATGACACTTTATGGTCAAGGTGAGCACGGTGAAACAGTTCAAGTTATTGTTAAAAACTTTAACGATGAGACCGTTGAAATCGATTTCAACCATCCATTAGCTGGACAAGATCTTTTATTTGCAGTAAGTATTGTCGAAGTACGTGATGCAACTGCCGATGAAATCTTGAATGGTTACGTTGGTGGCGGACATAGCTGTGGTTGTGGTTCAGGTGGATGTGGTTCACATGAACATGACGATGATCACGAATGCTGTGGTGGACATGATCACGATCATGACCATGGTGAAGGTGGATGCTGCGGCGGCGAAAGTCACTCACATGGTGGCGGATGTTGTGGATCACACTAA
- a CDS encoding tetratricopeptide repeat protein, with product MAALSSEPSAFGGSDVSSGSSTTSYSNTVTVSDKKYFPNNQKSASNDNNSINKAELSNVSEQYEGMRSVMDSYASKIAKQDDKMRQLEEENKKLREYVEENRKIQADNQEKIKVVVGELGSLIDSINKNYVPKDKFDQLANEVRGGKGATSKTIATASEPAKKDAVKEIPSAAPAKTISAKELSTKDSATLLKEADDHFDKKSYADAQALYTELLNRNYKPAKINFNLGEIAYSQKSYSTAIEHYKSSIALFDKAAYTPTLLYHTGASFEKLGKTKEAQGFYKALKDSYPDSPEAKKVK from the coding sequence ATGGCAGCGCTATCGAGTGAACCCTCGGCTTTTGGTGGAAGTGACGTTAGTAGTGGCAGTAGTACCACTTCTTATAGTAACACAGTCACTGTAAGCGATAAAAAATATTTTCCAAATAACCAAAAATCAGCTTCAAATGATAATAATTCTATTAACAAAGCAGAACTAAGTAATGTTTCTGAGCAATATGAAGGCATGCGTTCAGTAATGGACAGTTATGCGAGTAAGATTGCAAAACAAGATGATAAAATGCGACAACTCGAGGAGGAGAATAAAAAACTTCGAGAGTATGTTGAAGAAAATCGCAAGATTCAAGCTGATAATCAAGAAAAAATCAAAGTTGTTGTTGGTGAACTTGGATCACTCATTGATTCAATCAATAAAAACTATGTTCCGAAAGATAAATTTGATCAGTTAGCAAATGAAGTAAGAGGTGGCAAAGGAGCTACTTCTAAAACAATAGCTACTGCATCTGAGCCAGCTAAAAAAGATGCTGTAAAAGAGATTCCCTCAGCAGCGCCTGCAAAAACAATTTCTGCTAAAGAGCTAAGTACCAAAGATAGCGCTACTCTTCTTAAAGAAGCAGATGATCATTTTGATAAAAAGTCATATGCTGATGCGCAAGCACTTTATACAGAGTTGTTAAATCGTAACTATAAACCTGCTAAGATTAATTTTAATCTTGGTGAGATAGCGTACAGTCAAAAATCCTACAGTACAGCGATTGAGCACTATAAATCAAGTATCGCACTTTTTGATAAAGCAGCGTATACCCCAACACTTCTATACCATACAGGTGCATCTTTTGAAAAACTTGGTAAAACTAAAGAAGCACAAGGTTTTTATAAAGCTTTGAAAGACAGTTATCCTGATTCTCCAGAAGCAAAAAAAGTAAAATAA
- a CDS encoding OmpA family protein, whose translation MGKLALTSLAVAVLVLTGCSQKSPEVDMTKGTADTKGATDGMSALQKLIASLEANSKTIYFDFDKFNIRKDQQANIDANAALFNSAEAKSFSIKVEGNCDEFGTDEYNYALGLKRAKSVKDGLVAKGMVADRVTVVSYGESNPACNEHNKDCWSKNRRAEFKVLP comes from the coding sequence ATGGGTAAATTAGCTTTAACAAGCTTAGCGGTAGCGGTTTTGGTTTTAACAGGTTGTAGCCAAAAAAGTCCAGAAGTCGATATGACTAAAGGAACGGCTGATACAAAAGGTGCAACAGATGGTATGAGTGCACTTCAAAAATTGATTGCTTCTCTAGAAGCTAACTCTAAAACAATCTATTTTGATTTTGACAAATTCAACATCAGAAAAGATCAACAAGCTAACATTGATGCAAACGCTGCATTATTCAACTCTGCAGAAGCTAAAAGCTTTTCAATCAAAGTTGAAGGTAACTGTGACGAATTCGGTACAGATGAATACAACTATGCACTTGGTCTTAAAAGAGCAAAAAGTGTGAAAGATGGTTTAGTTGCTAAAGGTATGGTTGCTGATAGAGTAACTGTAGTAAGTTATGGCGAGAGCAATCCTGCGTGCAACGAACACAATAAAGATTGTTGGTCTAAAAACAGAAGAGCAGAATTTAAAGTACTTCCATAA